The nucleotide sequence AAAATTCGTGATAATATGAAAGATATGATAAAAAGATTGATTGTATTTGCGTTAATTTTGCTTACTTTCTCATGCGGGAAGAAAGTTACTGACGTCGACTCGTCAAGTGGCGGCAGTTCAACCACGGAAGGTGGAAGTAGCGGCGGAGCAGAAGTTGGAGAAATTGAAACTCGGCAAACCATTGAGGGAACAGGGCTTGACGGCGCCATCGAAGTCTCAGGAGAGGTCGTTACAGAATCGGGTCTTAAGATCGGAGGCGCTACGGTCTACATCCCGGGCGCTTCTGCCACCACATCCTCCGGAAGCACCACCAGAAGCTTCTCTCAGGGGCTGGTCGCTTCCGACGGAACGGTCTGTGAAAATGCGCCGGACACCGACCAAGCGTTGGTAGCGACCTGCACGGCGGCCGACGGGACTTTCACTCTCGACACTTCACAGCTGACAGGAAACCCGACACAGGTCGTAATTCAAAAGGGCACATTAAGAATTATCGTGCCCCTTTCATGTACTAACAACGTCTGCGTGATCGACACATCATATACAACCGTCGGTTCTTCCGCGAGCGTCACTTCGTGGCCCAAGGTCGCGGTTGTCACCGGCGACCTTGACAGAATGGAAGATGTCCTCGCAAAAATGGCAGACCCGGATACGAGCGACAATAGCAACGGCGACTACGGCAGGGTCGATGCCGGGACAGGCGGATTTGTTTACGGCTCGGAATACAGCAGGAACCTGACCATCATTGACGGTACCGGTTCCACGACCAGCGAAGAGAACGGCATCTCATACAAAACTTGGGTTAACTATCTGTTGGGCACATACCCGCTTGTTTCCAACGGGGCCCCGGTGTTCGATATCATCTTTGTAAATTGCGGCGACGCATATGAGAGCTATATAGCGACCGGAAAGACCGTCCTTCAAAACTACGTCAATGCCGGAGGAAGGCTTTTTGTTACCGACCTTTCCTACGACTTTATCGAACAGCCTTTTCCATATGTGATGAAGTTCGAGGGCGACTCGGACACGGCAACGACCCCGGGGACCCTGAACGCTGCGCAGACAGGCGCCGGCGGGAACACGATCGACGCGATGGTTAACTCCACTTCCATGGAGGTGTGGCTCTCAGGTGTAAACGTTAACGCACACGGAGGAACAACGGCAGGCAATCCGGAGAACGACTGTAGCTATCCTGAGGTTCAGGATCAGGCGACCGGAGCCCTTCTCAGCAACGCCCTGCTGCCACTTGGCGGCTTTCTTAATCACTGGGTCCACATGGTATCGGCGCACACGGGTTACGAACCTTTGATCTGGATATCCTCCGGCAACACCGCGCTGGACGGCCTCACTGACAGGCCCCTTACTATCTCAATGGATATAGGGAGCAACGGCGGCAAAGTGGTCTATTCTTCGTACCACACCGCCAACGATTGCCCTTCGACAACATTCTGGCCCCAGGAACGTGCTCTTGAATTTTTGATACTGGAATCTTTCTAAAATTTAAACAAGGTGATATTCCTGCAGGGACCTGACGTTAGGTTCTTCAGTGCTCTTCAGGTGCCCTAGGGACGCTGTAAATGCCCCGGCGCCTTCTATCGTGGTGAAATACGGGATCTTTCTTTCAATAGCGGTCCTGCGGATGATGTATGAGTCGCCCACCGAAGGCTTGCCGGCGGTGGTGTTGATGACGAGCGCTATCTTTCCATCTTCCATGGCTTCTACGATGTTCGGATGACCCTCACGGAACTTGTTTATGCCTACCGCCGGGATCCCTTTCTCCAAGAGGAACAGCCTTGTGCCGCGCGTTGCCACAATTTTAAAACCTGACTCGACAAGCAATGTTGCAATACCGGCCATCGGCTCTTTGTCTGCATCCTTGATACTTATGAAGACGGTTCCGGTTGAAGGCAATTTATTTCCTGCCGCCTCTTGGGCCTTGGCAAATGCCTCGCCTACGGTATCGGCTATTCCCATCACTTCGCCTGTCGATTTCATTTCGGGCCCCAGGATAGAATCGACACCGGGGAATTTGTTGAAGGGGAAAACGGGGGTCTTTACTGAGTAGTGATCGGTGATCGGTGATCGGTAATCCGTAACAGCTGTACTCGATGCCCTGTGATCGACGTTACCGACAACTGATGACCGATTACTGATTACCGGCAGCAAATCTTTCAACCTATGCCCCATCATCACCTTGGTCGCAATGCGGGCAAGGGGAATGCCGATCGCCTTCGAAACAAAGGGCACCGTTCGCGAAGCGCGGGGATTTACCTCCAGAATATAGACCTCTTTATTATAAATGGCGAACTGGATGTTCATTAGGCCGACCACGTTCAGCGCCCTGGCAAGAAGAACGGTCTCCCGCTCGATCTCCGAAATGATCGCCTTTGAAAGAGTGTGCGGCGGCAGAACGCATGAACTGTCGCCCGAATGAATGCCTGCCTCTTCTATATGCTCCATGATCCCGGCAACGAATACTTCTGCTCCGTCGGAGACGGCGTCAACATCGACCTCTATCGCATTGTTAAGAAATCTGTCGACCAGTACCGGATGTTCCGGCGATACCTTGACCGCGTACTTCATATAGAACTCTATCCCCTGCCTGTCGAAGACAAGCTCCATGGCGCGCCCCCCCAGAACGTATGAGGGCCTCACAAGAACGGGGTAACCTATCCTTTCGGCGATCTCAAGGGCCTCATCTATATTAGTGGCGGTTCCGGCTTCGGGTTGTTTGAGATTGAGCTTTCTTACGACCTCGTTGAATAACTTTCTGTCCTCCGCCCTGTCGATGTCTTCGGGATCGGTACCCAATATGGGAACGCCTGCTTTTTTAAGAGGGAGAGAAAGTTTAAGAGGCGTCTGGCCGCCGAACTGAATGATGACGCCCTTCGGTCTTTCGCGTTCTATTATTGGAAGGACGTCGTTCAATGTGAGCGGCTCAAAGTAGAGCTTGTCGGAGGTATCGTAGTCGGTCGAAACGGTCTCCGGATTGCAATTGACCATTACAGATTTTACACCGATCTCCTTGAGGGCCTTGCTCGCCTGAACGCAGGAGTAATCGAACTCAACGCCCTGGCCTATGCGGTTTGGGCCGGAACCTAAGATGACCACGGTGTCACTACTTGTAGTTATCATGCTTCCTGTTTCATGCTTCGTGCTTCCTTCAGCCGAAGCATGAGGCACGATGCATGACGCATGATCATCATCTTCCCCCATCGTGGAATAGAAGTACGGCGTGTATGCAATGAACTCGGCGGCACAAGTGTCAACACTTCTGTACGAACGTGTCATTGCGAGCCCCGAAGGGGCGTGGCAATCCCCCGCGGGAGATTGCTTCGTCGCTTCCGCTCCTCGCAATGACAGCGCCTTTATCTTATACAGAAACCACCTGTCTATCTTCGTTATCTCGTAGGCCTCCTCAACGCCTATCCCCTGCCTGAAGGCCTCGCCTAACCACAATATCCTGTCCGGCATCGCTTCGCGAAGTCTCTTCAATATCTCACCGGGCGTTGCGCCATCGACGCGGTCGAGCCCCTTCCATCCGCATTCAAGCGAGCGAAGCGCCTTAAGCAATGACTCCTCAAAGGTACGCCCTATGGCCATCGCCTCGCCCACCGATTTCATTTGGGTGGTGAGAAGAGGCTTTGTATGCGGAAATTTCTCAAAGGCAAAGCGCGGTATCTTTGTAACCACGTAGTCTATCGTGGGTTCAAATGATGCCATGGTCTCGCGCGTGATGTCGTTAGGAAGTTCGTCGAGAGTATAACCCACCGCCAACTTTGTGGCAATCTTGGCAATGGGGAAGCCCGTTGCCTTGGATGCCAAGGCGCTTGAACGTGAAACACGGGGGTTCATTTCTATGACCACAACCCGGCCATCTACGGGGTTGACACCGAACTGAATATTGGAGCCGCCTGTATCGACGCCGATCTCACGAATTACCTTTATCGAGGCATCTCTTAAGTACTGATATTCCCTGTCGGTAAGCGTCTGGGCCGGCGCGACCGTTATTGAATCGCCGGTATGAATGCCCATGGGGTCAAGATTTTCAATGGAGCAGATGATCACGACATTGTCGTTCTTGTCGCGCATCACCTCTAGCTCGAACTCTTTCCAGCCAAGAACGCTCTCTTCAAGGAGTATCTGGTGTATCGGACTCATCATCAGACCGTATTCTACGAACTTTTTGAATTCTTCTTTGGTATAGGCTATGTTACCACCGCTTCCGCCAAGCGTAAATGCCGGCCTGATAATGGCCGGAAGACCGATATCTTTTTCGGCCTTAAGCGCCTTTTCAAGCGAATCGAGCACTACACTTTTTGGGACCGTAAGACCGATCTTTTCCATCGCATCTTTAAAAAGCTGCCTGTCCTCCGCTTTTTTGATGGCTTCGAGATTTGCGCCCAAAAGTTCAACATTATATTTTTTAAGGACTCCCGCCTCGGCCAGTTGAACGGAAAGGTTAAGGCCCGTTTGACCGCCGATGGTCGGGAGAATGGCGTCGGGTCTCTCTTTTTCTATTATCTTGGTGAGATATTCGAGCGTCAAAGGTTCGATATATGTGGCATCGGCAAGCTCCGGATCGGTCATGATGGTCGCCGGATTGGAATTTACAAGCACGACATTGAAGCCTTCTTCCTTAAGCGCTTTGCAGGCCTGGGTTCCCGAATAATCGAATTCGCACGCCTGCCCGATGATGATCGGCCCGCTTCCGATCAGGAGTATCTTATGTATGTCGGTTCGTTTTGGCATGATTCAAGAAGCAGGAGGCCGGAAACATGAGGCATGAATAAAATAATCATGCTTCATGCATCATGTTTCTTGCTTCATCTTTCTCACAAATTCATCGAACAAGTAGTGCGAATCATGCGGCCCGGGACTTGCTTCCGGGTGATACTGCACCGAGAAGGCCTTCAACTTTGGGACCGCAAGACCTTCCACTGTGTTATCGTTCAGGTTTATATGTGTGATCTCGATCGAAACTCCCCTCCTTTGTAAGGAGGGGCTGGGGGAGGTAGAGTGTTCTACCCCCTCTAACTCCCCCTTACAAAGGGGGAAGAAATCGCTCCCATCCACCGCAAATCCGTGGTTCTGGCTCGTTATCTCCACCTTGCCCGTCCGCAGGTTCTTGACCGGCTGGTTTCCGCCCCTGTGACCGAACTTAAGCTTATAAGTTTTGCATCCAAGCGCCAGAGCCAGAATCTGATGCCCGAGGCATATACCGAATATCGGAAGCCTCCCCAAAAGCTGTTTTATATTTTCGATCGCATAGGTGACCGCAGCCGGGTCTCCCGGGCCGTTCGAAAGCAACACACCGTCCGGTTTCATGGAAAGAACATCTTTGGCAGTTGTTTGAGCGGGGACAACCGCAACATCACATCCCCTCGCCTGGAGCATCCGAACAATATTCAATTTAACGCCGAAATCGTACAATACCACTCTGACTGGTTTATTCTGTCTCATGCTTCTTGCGTCCTGCTTCGTACTTCTCTCCGCCGAAGCATGATGCATGAAGCATGAGACAGGAACATACGATTCGGAACATGTCACTTTACTCGCAAGGTCCTGGCCGGACATGGAGGGCAATGCAGCAGCACGTAAAACAGCATCCCCCGGAAGCTCATCGGCTGTGATAAGTAACGCCGGCTTAGCACCATTATCGCGGACATATTGCACTATCGTCCTTGTATCGAAGCCGGTACCGGCAACGATCTTATGGCGTTTCAGGAACTGGGCAAGCGTCTCGCGAGCGCGCCAGCTACTGGGAAGGTCGCAGTAAGACCTCACAACGAACCCGGCCGTCTGTACTTTGTCCGACTCCATATCTTCAGGATTACAACCGTAGTTGCCGATGTGAGGATAGGTCATCGTAACGATCTGGCCGTGATAAGAAGGATCGGTCAGGATCTCCTGATAACCGGTGATGGATGTATTAAAAACGACTTCGCCTTGAGTCTCTCCTTCAAAACCGAAGGAGCGGCCTTGGAATATCTTACCGTCCGACAGGACTAAATATGCCTTTTTGGTCATCAAATACTAGCCTTCCCCCAACTATTGTGTAGCGGACCTTTCCTTTTAGTTTCCATCCATCGAAGGGAGTGTTCCTGCCCTTCGAATAGAATGCGCCTGAATCTATCGTGACCTTTGCTTCGGGATCGAATATTACAATATCGGCCGTGGCCCCCTTTTTAATTCCTTGCGAGTAGCCGTCCCCTTTAAGCACGTTGAGGCCCGTTGTGAGCAGTTCAACAAGGCGCTTGATGCCGATCTTCTTATCATGCACAAGCCTCATAAGTACAGAGAACGCCGTTTCAAGCCCAACCATGCCGAATGCTGCGGTACCGTAGCCGAGCTCTTTATCGATAATTCCGTGAGGGGCATGATCGGTGGCGATGCAGTCTATCGTTCCGTCTGCTAGGGCCTTGATCAGTTCTTTTTGATCTATACCCGTGCGAAGAGGAGGATTGACCTTTGTGTTCGTGTTGTAGCCCTTGACCGCTTCATGGGTCAAGGTCAGATGATGCGGCGTTACATCGCATGTCACCCTTATCTTTTTTCTTTTGGCGGCCCTTATCATTTCAATTGAGCCGGCGGAACTTACGTGAGTAATGTGAAAATGCGCGGCCGTTAGTTTTGCCAGGGCTATGTCGCGCGCCACCTGCACCTCTTCGGCGGCGGAAGGCTGCGCATTGAGTCCAAGTTCGGTCGAGACCGAACCTTCGTGCATGTATCCGTTCTTGCTTAAGCATGAATCTTCGCAGTGATCCATTATTGGAAGATTAAAGCTTCCGGCATATTCGGCCGCCCTGCGCATGAGAAGCGAGTTCATTACCGGCCTGCCGTCATCCGAGATCGCAACCGCCCCGGCTGCGGCCAGATCACCGATATCTGCCAGCGCTTCGCCTTTGAGCCCTTTAGAGATCGCCCCGACCGGCAGGACATTGGCAAGTCCTACCAACCCGGCCCTTTTCATTATATATTCTGTAACGCTCGCGTTATCGTTGACAGGATCGGTGTTGGGCATCGGGCAGATGGTAGTGAAACCGCCCGCAACAGCCGCGGAGCTTCCGCTTTCGATATCTTCTTTATACTCAAAACCTGGTTCCCTTAAGTGAACGTGAATATCTACAAAACCGGGTACTACGACCATTCCCTTTGCATCGATAACCTTGGCGCTCGTCTGGACCTTCTTCGCCTTTTCTATCGATGCTATTTTGCCGTCGCGGATGATAATGGCATGCTCGCCTTCGGTGCCGTTTATCGGGTCGACTATCCTGCCGTTTATGATTACCAAGTCATTCATATTTTTTTATGTCATTGCGAGCCCCGAAGGGGCGTGGCAATCTCCCGAATCGTTCTCGGGGGATTGCTTCGCTTGCGCTCGCAATGACCTACTCACTAACGTGACCCGCACACAACAAATAAACCAGCGCCATACGGACGGCAACACCGTTCTCCACCTGGTCTAGGATCACCGAATGCGGCCCATCGGCAACTTCGGGGTCCATCTCAAGGCCGCGGTTCACGGGACCCGGATGCATGACCACTACATCAGGCTTTGCGTGCTTCATGACCTCTTTATTAAGACCGAAGTATTTTGAATATTCGCGCGCCGAGGGAAAGAAGAAGCTGTCCATCCTTTCCATCTGTATCCTCAGCATCATCACCACATCCGAGACCTTGACCGCATCGGTCAGATTATCGTGGACGGTGACCTTATATTGCTCGATATCGGCCGGAAGGAACGTCTTTGGCGCGGCAATATGTACCTTTGCTCCCATCTTCCTCAGCAGGATCATGTTCGAACGGGCAACGCGGGAGTGAAATATGTCGCCCGCTATGGTCACGTTGAGTCCGTCTATTCCGCCCTTGGTGTCCTGTATGGTCATCAGGTCTAGAAGCGCCTGTGAAGGATGCTCGTGCATGCCGTCGCCTGCGTTGATAACCGAGATGTTCGGGAACACTTCGGCCACGGCCCAAGGGACTCCAGACTCTTTGTGACGTATCACGATAACATCCGCCTGCATTGCGGCAAGGTTCCTGATGGTATCGAGTATCGTCTCGCCCTTTGATATGGAGCTGCCGCTCTTGGAGATAACCGCGGTATCGGCCGAAAGTCTTTTACAGGCTATATCGAACGAAAGACGGGTGCGGGTGGAATCCTCAAAGAAGCAGAGGAGGACCTGTTTTCCGCGCAGCGTCGGCACTTTTTTGATGGGACGATATGATATCTCTTTGAGCGAACGGGCCGTCTGCAGGATAAGGTCAACATCCTTGACCGTTAGGTCGCGCACTGATAAAATGTTTTTTACGGATAGCGTCATTTATATTGTCATTGCGAGCCCCGAAGGGGCGTGGCAATCTCCCGCTCTATGCGCGGGGGATTGCTTCGCTTTGCTCGCAATGACATCCATCTACTTTTTATCCTTTATTAATATCTGATTCTCTCCGTCCATCTCCGCAACGAGAACCTTTACGTTCTCGGTTGCCGAGGTCTTTAATTTCTTTGCGACGTAATCGGCCTGTATCGGAAGTTCTCTCCAGCCTCTGTCGACCATAACCGCCAGCTGCACGAACTTTGGGCGCCCGAAATCGACCAACGCATCCATGGCCGCTCGGATAGTCCTGCCTGTGTAGAGTACGTCGTCCACCAGCACGATCCCCTTGCCGGAGATGGAGAACGGGAGCTCGGTCTTGCGAACTACCGGCTGTTCATCGACCTCAGAAAGATCGTCGCGATAGAGGTTGATATCGAGGCTCCCGACATCGACCGGGCGTTTCAAGACTTCGCTCACCTTTCTGCCCAGCCACTCTGAAAGTGGCACACCCCTCGAACGGATACCGATAAGGACGATATCGTCCATGTTCTTGTTCCTGCGCACAATCTGACGCGCCATTTTCATCATGGCGGCATCCATCTGCGCCTCGCTCATTATATGTTTTGTGACCATAAGATCTGCCTCATCGAATTTTTC is from Deltaproteobacteria bacterium CG11_big_fil_rev_8_21_14_0_20_49_13 and encodes:
- the carB gene encoding carbamoyl phosphate synthase large subunit (four CarB-CarA dimers form the carbamoyl phosphate synthetase holoenzyme that catalyzes the production of carbamoyl phosphate; CarB is responsible for the amidotransferase activity), whose translation is MPKRTDIHKILLIGSGPIIIGQACEFDYSGTQACKALKEEGFNVVLVNSNPATIMTDPELADATYIEPLTLEYLTKIIEKERPDAILPTIGGQTGLNLSVQLAEAGVLKKYNVELLGANLEAIKKAEDRQLFKDAMEKIGLTVPKSVVLDSLEKALKAEKDIGLPAIIRPAFTLGGSGGNIAYTKEEFKKFVEYGLMMSPIHQILLEESVLGWKEFELEVMRDKNDNVVIICSIENLDPMGIHTGDSITVAPAQTLTDREYQYLRDASIKVIREIGVDTGGSNIQFGVNPVDGRVVVIEMNPRVSRSSALASKATGFPIAKIATKLAVGYTLDELPNDITRETMASFEPTIDYVVTKIPRFAFEKFPHTKPLLTTQMKSVGEAMAIGRTFEESLLKALRSLECGWKGLDRVDGATPGEILKRLREAMPDRILWLGEAFRQGIGVEEAYEITKIDRWFLYKIKALSLRGAEATKQSPAGDCHAPSGLAMTRSYRSVDTCAAEFIAYTPYFYSTMGEDDDHASCIVPHASAEGSTKHETGSMITTSSDTVVILGSGPNRIGQGVEFDYSCVQASKALKEIGVKSVMVNCNPETVSTDYDTSDKLYFEPLTLNDVLPIIERERPKGVIIQFGGQTPLKLSLPLKKAGVPILGTDPEDIDRAEDRKLFNEVVRKLNLKQPEAGTATNIDEALEIAERIGYPVLVRPSYVLGGRAMELVFDRQGIEFYMKYAVKVSPEHPVLVDRFLNNAIEVDVDAVSDGAEVFVAGIMEHIEEAGIHSGDSSCVLPPHTLSKAIISEIERETVLLARALNVVGLMNIQFAIYNKEVYILEVNPRASRTVPFVSKAIGIPLARIATKVMMGHRLKDLLPVISNRSSVVGNVDHRASSTAVTDYRSPITDHYSVKTPVFPFNKFPGVDSILGPEMKSTGEVMGIADTVGEAFAKAQEAAGNKLPSTGTVFISIKDADKEPMAGIATLLVESGFKIVATRGTRLFLLEKGIPAVGINKFREGHPNIVEAMEDGKIALVINTTAGKPSVGDSYIIRRTAIERKIPYFTTIEGAGAFTASLGHLKSTEEPNVRSLQEYHLV
- a CDS encoding carbamoyl phosphate synthase small subunit codes for the protein MTKKAYLVLSDGKIFQGRSFGFEGETQGEVVFNTSITGYQEILTDPSYHGQIVTMTYPHIGNYGCNPEDMESDKVQTAGFVVRSYCDLPSSWRARETLAQFLKRHKIVAGTGFDTRTIVQYVRDNGAKPALLITADELPGDAVLRAAALPSMSGQDLASKVTCSESYVPVSCFMHHASAERSTKQDARSMRQNKPVRVVLYDFGVKLNIVRMLQARGCDVAVVPAQTTAKDVLSMKPDGVLLSNGPGDPAAVTYAIENIKQLLGRLPIFGICLGHQILALALGCKTYKLKFGHRGGNQPVKNLRTGKVEITSQNHGFAVDGSDFFPLCKGELEGVEHSTSPSPSLQRRGVSIEITHINLNDNTVEGLAVPKLKAFSVQYHPEASPGPHDSHYLFDEFVRKMKQET
- a CDS encoding dihydroorotase, whose amino-acid sequence is MNDLVIINGRIVDPINGTEGEHAIIIRDGKIASIEKAKKVQTSAKVIDAKGMVVVPGFVDIHVHLREPGFEYKEDIESGSSAAVAGGFTTICPMPNTDPVNDNASVTEYIMKRAGLVGLANVLPVGAISKGLKGEALADIGDLAAAGAVAISDDGRPVMNSLLMRRAAEYAGSFNLPIMDHCEDSCLSKNGYMHEGSVSTELGLNAQPSAAEEVQVARDIALAKLTAAHFHITHVSSAGSIEMIRAAKRKKIRVTCDVTPHHLTLTHEAVKGYNTNTKVNPPLRTGIDQKELIKALADGTIDCIATDHAPHGIIDKELGYGTAAFGMVGLETAFSVLMRLVHDKKIGIKRLVELLTTGLNVLKGDGYSQGIKKGATADIVIFDPEAKVTIDSGAFYSKGRNTPFDGWKLKGKVRYTIVGGRLVFDDQKGIFSPVGR
- a CDS encoding aspartate carbamoyltransferase — encoded protein: MTLSVKNILSVRDLTVKDVDLILQTARSLKEISYRPIKKVPTLRGKQVLLCFFEDSTRTRLSFDIACKRLSADTAVISKSGSSISKGETILDTIRNLAAMQADVIVIRHKESGVPWAVAEVFPNISVINAGDGMHEHPSQALLDLMTIQDTKGGIDGLNVTIAGDIFHSRVARSNMILLRKMGAKVHIAAPKTFLPADIEQYKVTVHDNLTDAVKVSDVVMMLRIQMERMDSFFFPSAREYSKYFGLNKEVMKHAKPDVVVMHPGPVNRGLEMDPEVADGPHSVILDQVENGVAVRMALVYLLCAGHVSE
- a CDS encoding bifunctional pyr operon transcriptional regulator/uracil phosphoribosyltransferase codes for the protein MVTKHIMSEAQMDAAMMKMARQIVRRNKNMDDIVLIGIRSRGVPLSEWLGRKVSEVLKRPVDVGSLDINLYRDDLSEVDEQPVVRKTELPFSISGKGIVLVDDVLYTGRTIRAAMDALVDFGRPKFVQLAVMVDRGWRELPIQADYVAKKLKTSATENVKVLVAEMDGENQILIKDKK